Proteins from a genomic interval of Garra rufa chromosome 4, GarRuf1.0, whole genome shotgun sequence:
- the tigarb gene encoding fructose-2,6-bisphosphatase TIGAR B, with the protein MLTFALTIVRHGETQYNRDKLLQGQGIDTPLSDTGHQQAAAAGRYLKNLHFTNVFVSNLQRAVQTAEIILGNSLHSSATEMILDPLLRERGFGVAEGRPKEHLKNMANAAGQACRDYTPPGGETLDQVKTRFKKFLKTLYQRMLEEHGSADQCSASTSGPSEPEQPVIAGLANDGAQNVPVHALIVSHGAFIRVSVRHLVDDLQCCLPAGLKMSQVFSPCPNTGISRFIITLRGEESGPSASRIQCVFINRKDHLHDVKNSV; encoded by the exons TGGGGAAACACAATACAACAGAGATAAACTGCTTCAAG GTCAGGGCATTGACACCCCGCTGTCAGACACGGGACATCAGCAGGCAGCGGCAGCTGGCCGGTACCTGAAAAATCTGCATTTCACCAATGTTTTCGTCAGTAACCTGCAAAGAGCCGTCCAG ACAGCTGAAATCATTTTAGGAAACAGCCTTCATTCTTCTGCGACTGAGATGATCTTGGATCCTTTACTCAGAGAGAGG GGTTTTGGGGTGGCAGAGGGAAGACCAAAggaacatctgaagaacatgGCAAACGCAGCGGGTCAGGCATGCCGAGATTATACACCACCCGGCGGAGAGACGCTGGATCAG GTAAAGACACGCTTTAAGAAGTTCCTCAAAACCTTATATCAGCGCATGTTAGAGGAGCATGGCTCTGCCGACCAGTGTTCTGCATCCACCTCTGGACCATCAGAACCAGAGCAGCCTGTGATTGCTGGACTAGCTAATGATGGAGCCCAGAACGTACCCGTCCACGCTCTGATTGTTAGTCATGGGGCGTTTATCCGTGTGTCTGTGCGCCATCTAGTAGATGACCTGCAGTGCTGTTTGCCCGCAGGCCTGAAGATGAGCCAGGTGTTCTCCCCGTGCCCAAACACTGGCATCAGCAGGTTCATCATCACTCTCCGCGGAGAGGAGAGCGGCCCGTCTGCCTCCCGCATCCAGTGTGTCTTTATCAACCGAAAAGACCATCTGCATGATGTCAAAAACTCTGTTTGA